A genomic region of Sulfobacillus acidophilus DSM 10332 contains the following coding sequences:
- a CDS encoding Tartronate-semialdehyde synthase (PFAM: Thiamine pyrophosphate enzyme, central domain; Thiamine pyrophosphate enzyme, N-terminal TPP binding domain; Thiamine pyrophosphate enzyme, C-terminal TPP binding domain~TIGRFAM: acetolactate synthase, large subunit, biosynthetic type; glyoxylate carboligase~COGs: COG3960 Glyoxylate carboligase~InterPro IPR012001:IPR012000:IPR011766~KEGG: rxy:Rxyl_2853 glyoxylate carboligase~PFAM: Thiamine pyrophosphate enzyme, N-terminal TPP binding region; Thiamine pyrophosphate enzyme, central region; Thiamine pyrophosphate enzyme, C-terminal TPP-binding~PRIAM: Tartronate-semialdehyde synthase~SPTR: Glyoxylate carboligase) has protein sequence MPKMPAMDAVVSILMDEGVDTVFGIPGAAILPLYQSLSKVSDKIRSVTARHEEGATHMADGWARITGQVGVAIGTSGPAGTNMVTGLYTAWADSIPMITITGQVPRSQLHREGFQAVDIVNIVKPVVKKSFIVMEPAQIPWVFREAFRIAREGRPGPVHIDLPLDVQKAEILYDPEVDQALPVFRTPPNPNAIRRAVELLLTAERPLILAGGGVINAQAEDLLVQLAEYLQIPVSPTLMAWGAIPADHPLAVGTVGIQTHTRSANRVFLESDLVLALGARFAERHTGDLAVYTQGRQFIHVDVDPGQIGRIIEPQLGIVADARLALDALLAEARRQVAPRTPGAWVSRVQWLRESHDRVMDMDTVPIHPARVFKAINESFGPDTIFTTAIGLYQIWSGQFQRVYRPRHYLVCGQAGPLGWEIPAALGVKLARPDQEVVAVVGDYSFEFLVEEIAVGVQYQVPFVMVMLNNGYLGLIRQPSKYQYQMNYGVDISYDHNQGMGMDNVAMVEAMGGRGRRVTRPDELEDAIQWARQEARNHRVPVLVEVFIEREADAAMGPALDQIREFSPVIDREPALAAPGQG, from the coding sequence ATGCCTAAAATGCCGGCCATGGATGCCGTAGTGTCGATTTTAATGGACGAGGGCGTGGATACCGTCTTTGGGATACCAGGCGCCGCGATTTTACCCCTCTACCAATCATTATCTAAAGTGTCGGATAAAATCCGGTCGGTAACGGCTCGCCATGAGGAAGGGGCTACCCATATGGCTGACGGCTGGGCTCGTATTACGGGACAAGTCGGGGTCGCCATCGGTACCTCCGGGCCGGCGGGAACCAACATGGTGACGGGTCTCTATACCGCATGGGCGGATTCGATTCCCATGATTACGATTACCGGCCAAGTACCGCGATCGCAATTACACCGTGAAGGATTTCAAGCGGTGGACATCGTTAATATCGTAAAGCCGGTGGTGAAGAAAAGTTTCATCGTGATGGAGCCGGCCCAAATTCCCTGGGTGTTTCGGGAAGCCTTCCGGATTGCCCGGGAAGGGCGGCCGGGTCCGGTGCATATTGATCTGCCGTTAGATGTGCAAAAAGCCGAGATTCTTTATGATCCGGAGGTGGATCAAGCTCTACCGGTATTTCGGACGCCGCCCAATCCGAACGCAATTCGCCGCGCGGTGGAGCTCTTGTTGACGGCGGAACGTCCCTTAATATTGGCGGGCGGCGGGGTCATTAATGCCCAAGCGGAGGACCTCTTGGTACAGTTGGCCGAATACTTGCAAATTCCCGTGTCGCCGACGTTGATGGCTTGGGGGGCTATCCCGGCCGATCACCCGTTGGCGGTGGGCACGGTCGGCATCCAAACGCATACCCGTTCCGCTAACCGCGTGTTTTTAGAGTCGGATCTGGTCTTGGCGCTCGGCGCTCGCTTTGCGGAACGCCACACCGGGGATTTGGCAGTGTACACCCAAGGCCGGCAGTTTATTCATGTCGATGTCGATCCCGGCCAAATTGGTCGCATTATCGAACCTCAATTAGGGATTGTGGCAGATGCCCGGTTGGCATTGGACGCGCTTTTGGCGGAGGCCCGACGGCAGGTTGCGCCACGCACTCCCGGGGCTTGGGTGTCTCGTGTCCAGTGGCTGCGGGAAAGTCATGACCGGGTGATGGACATGGACACGGTTCCGATTCACCCGGCGCGAGTGTTTAAGGCGATTAACGAATCCTTTGGACCTGACACCATTTTTACGACCGCGATTGGTCTTTATCAAATTTGGTCAGGGCAATTTCAACGGGTCTATCGTCCACGGCACTATTTGGTATGCGGGCAAGCCGGCCCCTTAGGGTGGGAAATCCCCGCGGCTTTGGGGGTGAAGCTGGCCCGGCCGGATCAAGAAGTTGTGGCCGTGGTGGGGGACTATTCGTTTGAATTTCTGGTGGAAGAAATCGCGGTCGGCGTCCAATATCAAGTGCCTTTCGTCATGGTCATGCTGAATAATGGATACCTCGGTCTGATCCGGCAGCCGTCCAAGTACCAATATCAGATGAACTATGGGGTGGATATCAGCTACGACCATAACCAAGGGATGGGGATGGATAATGTGGCGATGGTGGAAGCGATGGGTGGTCGGGGCCGACGCGTGACCCGCCCGGATGAGTTAGAAGACGCGATCCAATGGGCCCGCCAAGAAGCCCGGAACCACCGGGTACCGGTATTGGTTGAAGTCTTTATTGAACGGGAAGCCGATGCGGCGATGGGCCCGGCGCTGGATCAAATTCGGGAATTCAGTCCTGTCATCGATCGAGAGCCGGCACTGGCTGCGCCCGGGCAGGGATAG
- a CDS encoding hydroxypyruvate isomerase (PFAM: Xylose isomerase-like TIM barrel~TIGRFAM: hydroxypyruvate isomerase~COGs: COG3622 Hydroxypyruvate isomerase~InterPro IPR012307:IPR017643~KEGG: bgl:bglu_1g13910 hydroxypyruvate isomerase~PFAM: Xylose isomerase, TIM barrel domain~PRIAM: Hydroxypyruvate isomerase~SPTR: Hydroxypyruvate isomerase;~TIGRFAM: Hydroxypyruvate isomerase), translated as MLKFAANLTMLYGDSPFLERFDRARQSGFDFVEFLFPYGAGLSAVEKARQDAQLTIVLFNLPAGDWDQGERGIAIFPDRRAEFREGVAEAIRYAKALGVSQVNCLAGRRPEDLPVDEAWAVLRENVRYAADALEREGLTLLMEPINPFDVPGFFINSPREVMRLREETGVPNLRLQYDIYHQQRTAGEILATFHAFRASVGHIQIADNPGRHQPGTGELHYGRIFSALDSAGYSGYIGLEYIPDGTTEESLEWWRQYQAGQFLG; from the coding sequence ATGCTGAAATTTGCGGCGAACCTCACCATGCTTTACGGGGATTCCCCGTTTTTAGAGCGGTTTGACCGCGCCCGGCAATCGGGATTTGACTTTGTCGAATTTTTATTCCCTTACGGCGCGGGGCTATCGGCGGTCGAAAAGGCGCGACAAGACGCCCAATTAACCATCGTGTTGTTTAATCTGCCGGCCGGCGATTGGGATCAAGGAGAGCGGGGCATTGCCATTTTTCCCGACCGACGGGCGGAGTTTCGGGAGGGGGTGGCCGAAGCGATTCGGTACGCCAAAGCGCTGGGCGTATCCCAAGTAAATTGTTTGGCCGGGCGGCGCCCCGAGGATTTGCCGGTTGACGAGGCTTGGGCGGTTTTACGGGAAAACGTCCGTTATGCCGCAGACGCCTTGGAACGAGAAGGGTTGACGCTTCTGATGGAGCCTATCAACCCGTTTGATGTGCCGGGCTTTTTTATCAACTCGCCGCGCGAGGTGATGCGGTTACGGGAAGAAACCGGCGTGCCGAATCTTCGGCTGCAGTACGATATCTATCACCAGCAGCGGACCGCCGGGGAGATTCTCGCCACGTTCCATGCCTTTCGTGCGAGCGTCGGACATATTCAAATCGCCGATAATCCGGGACGACATCAGCCGGGCACGGGAGAACTCCATTACGGACGCATTTTTTCCGCCTTAGACAGCGCCGGGTATTCCGGCTATATCGGGCTCGAATATATTCCCGACGGGACGACGGAAGAGAGCCTGGAGTGGTGGCGGCAATATCAGGCGGGACAATTTTTGGGCTAA
- a CDS encoding 2-hydroxy-3-oxopropionate reductase (PFAM: NAD binding domain of 6-phosphogluconate dehydrogenase~TIGRFAM: 2-hydroxy-3-oxopropionate reductase; 3-hydroxyisobutyrate dehydrogenase~COGs: COG2084 3-hydroxyisobutyrate dehydrogenase and related beta-hydroxyacid dehydrogenase~InterPro IPR006115:IPR006398~KEGG: tro:trd_A0460 2-hydroxy-3-oxopropionate reductase~PFAM: 6-phosphogluconate dehydrogenase, NAD-binding~PRIAM: 2-hydroxy-3-oxopropionate reductase~SPTR: 2-hydroxy-3-oxopropionate reductase;~TIGRFAM: 2-hydroxy-3-oxopropionate reductase), with the protein MAEHTSRIGFIGLGIMGAPMALNLIRAGYSLIVHNRTREKEAALVAEGAQAAASPRDVARQADVVITMLPDTPDVEAVYFGPEGIFQAVRAEHLLIDMSTVSPAIARRIHDQAVLAGAESLDAPVSGGDVGARAGTLSIMVGGSTAAYERAYPLFQAMGKNIVHLGDAGAGQVTKACNQIVVALTIEAVGEALVLAQKSGVDPHRVRQALLGGFAQSRVLEVHGQRALDHQYDPGFRVRLHRKDLAIALNAAQDLGVSTPVTALVHDMMNSLLANGLGDRDHSILIDELARRANTEIR; encoded by the coding sequence ATGGCAGAACACACTTCCAGAATCGGATTCATCGGGCTCGGCATTATGGGGGCCCCTATGGCGCTCAATTTAATCCGTGCGGGCTATTCGCTGATTGTGCATAATCGGACGCGGGAAAAAGAAGCGGCGCTCGTGGCGGAAGGCGCACAAGCGGCCGCGAGTCCCCGGGACGTCGCTCGTCAGGCGGATGTGGTCATTACAATGCTGCCGGACACGCCGGATGTGGAAGCGGTGTATTTCGGGCCGGAGGGAATTTTCCAAGCGGTGCGTGCCGAGCATCTATTGATCGATATGTCGACCGTGAGCCCGGCAATTGCCCGCCGTATTCATGATCAGGCGGTTTTAGCCGGAGCGGAGAGTCTTGACGCTCCCGTGTCGGGAGGGGATGTCGGGGCGCGGGCGGGGACCCTTTCGATTATGGTGGGAGGTTCGACCGCGGCCTATGAGCGGGCCTATCCCTTGTTTCAGGCCATGGGCAAGAATATTGTCCATTTAGGGGACGCCGGGGCCGGCCAAGTCACGAAGGCGTGTAACCAAATCGTGGTCGCCCTGACCATCGAAGCGGTGGGGGAGGCGCTGGTGTTGGCCCAAAAGTCCGGAGTAGACCCCCATCGTGTGCGCCAAGCCCTCTTAGGCGGCTTTGCCCAAAGCCGCGTATTGGAAGTGCATGGACAACGGGCGCTCGATCACCAGTATGATCCCGGCTTTCGGGTACGCCTGCATCGGAAAGATTTGGCCATTGCGTTGAACGCGGCACAAGACTTGGGGGTCTCGACGCCGGTGACGGCACTGGTACACGACATGATGAACAGTCTTTTGGCCAACGGGCTCGGGGATCGGGACCACTCCATTTTAATCGACGAGTTGGCTCGGCGTGCTAACACCGAAATACGGTAG
- a CDS encoding FAD linked oxidase domain protein (PFAM: FAD binding domain~COGs: COG0277 FAD/FMN-containing dehydrogenase~InterPro IPR006094~KEGG: aaa:Acav_0299 FAD linked oxidase domain-containing protein~PFAM: FAD linked oxidase, N-terminal~SPTR: FAD linked oxidase domain protein) codes for MVASTEALHDREDALTARFDEARRLGYQIRVEGLGHRLRQEATERPVHPVRLTEWNALIAYQPADLVVTVEAGMTIAQLNAYLAPSGQWVPLTVADGQDDTVGGAVAAGLDGVWRGGYGPFRDRVLGMRVLTPRMGAIQVGAQVVKNVAGYNLPRLFMGSRGRLGVITQVTLKVSPTPPVRWSWVWEGTIDQLIQQADVLLGLANPWASILLVQEPGLAGWRLWAQWHGIEATVDYLRQALGEGAAELPWWRPAALAAREVTLKGAVPRRVIGDLIRAWEDGPLAVEWQTGSFWGALTAGGAHRIRRWIRDRSGGVEVLSGPSDPQEMPDILRGPWQRLKVSYDPDAILV; via the coding sequence ATGGTGGCATCGACGGAAGCGTTACACGATCGCGAAGATGCGCTGACGGCTCGGTTTGACGAGGCCCGCCGGTTAGGCTACCAAATCCGGGTGGAAGGATTAGGGCACCGGTTACGGCAAGAGGCGACGGAGCGGCCCGTTCATCCGGTTCGCCTGACCGAATGGAATGCGTTGATTGCGTACCAACCGGCCGATTTGGTCGTCACAGTGGAGGCCGGGATGACCATTGCCCAACTCAACGCCTATTTGGCACCCAGCGGCCAGTGGGTTCCGTTGACCGTAGCGGACGGGCAAGACGATACCGTCGGGGGTGCCGTGGCGGCCGGACTGGATGGGGTGTGGCGCGGCGGTTACGGTCCGTTTCGGGACCGCGTACTGGGGATGCGGGTGCTCACCCCGAGGATGGGGGCCATTCAAGTCGGCGCGCAAGTCGTGAAAAATGTGGCGGGCTATAATTTGCCTCGACTGTTTATGGGCTCCCGCGGCCGCCTGGGCGTGATTACCCAGGTCACGCTCAAGGTGAGTCCCACGCCGCCCGTGCGTTGGAGCTGGGTATGGGAAGGGACGATTGACCAGTTGATTCAGCAAGCGGATGTCTTGCTTGGATTGGCCAATCCGTGGGCGTCGATTTTGCTGGTGCAAGAACCCGGGTTGGCCGGCTGGCGCCTCTGGGCCCAATGGCACGGTATTGAAGCGACGGTCGACTACTTGCGGCAAGCGCTCGGGGAAGGGGCTGCCGAGCTTCCCTGGTGGCGACCGGCCGCGTTGGCTGCACGCGAGGTGACGTTAAAGGGGGCTGTCCCGCGCCGCGTAATCGGGGATTTGATTCGCGCTTGGGAAGACGGTCCGTTGGCGGTGGAATGGCAGACCGGCAGTTTTTGGGGGGCTTTAACGGCTGGCGGGGCACATCGCATCAGGCGTTGGATTCGTGATCGTTCGGGCGGTGTGGAGGTGCTGTCGGGTCCGTCGGATCCTCAAGAGATGCCGGATATCTTGCGGGGGCCCTGGCAGCGGTTGAAGGTATCCTATGATCCCGATGCCATTTTGGTTTAG
- a CDS encoding D-lactate dehydrogenase (cytochrome) (PFAM: FAD binding domain; FAD linked oxidases, C-terminal domain~TIGRFAM: glycolate oxidase, subunit GlcD~COGs: COG0277 FAD/FMN-containing dehydrogenase~InterPro IPR006094:IPR004113~KEGG: bts:Btus_2618 FAD linked oxidase domain protein~PFAM: FAD-linked oxidase, C-terminal; FAD linked oxidase, N-terminal~PRIAM: D-lactate dehydrogenase (cytochrome)~SPTR: FAD linked oxidase domain protein): protein MKEPDWIQELKAVVGASFVLTDPMDLLPYACDGYTLSQEVPRAVVLPSKTAEVQAVVRILRREGIPFLARGAGTSLSGGATPLGGAVIIHLSRMNRIWDIDPENRVVVVEPGVINAHITRALDSYGYFYAPDPSSQQACTIGGNFAENSGGPHCLKYGVTVNHIVMAEVVTVDGEVALLGNLAGEPEGIDWLGLVIGSEGTLVITTKLWLRMTLKPAESETVLALFDDVAEASQAVSDIVAAGVIPAALEMMDRLAIYAVERGPYPVGYPDDVAAVLLIEVDGERHEVIETARRVAEVLQAHQVREVRRATSVAERTRWWANRKTAFGAMGLISPQYYVQDGVIPRSRLPEALARIEAIAERYAIRIANVFHAGDGNLHPLLLYDGKDAAMVERVMAAGSEILGVCVELGGSITGEHGVGIEKREDMLKQFGPADIQAQEAVKKAWDPAGLLNPGKLLPTAPVCHESTMPPQSVGTGRN from the coding sequence ATGAAGGAACCGGACTGGATCCAAGAATTGAAAGCCGTCGTGGGCGCGTCTTTTGTTTTGACGGATCCCATGGATCTTTTGCCCTATGCCTGTGACGGCTACACCTTGTCTCAAGAAGTTCCCCGGGCTGTCGTATTGCCCTCCAAAACGGCCGAAGTACAGGCGGTCGTACGTATTTTGCGACGCGAAGGGATTCCCTTTTTAGCCCGGGGCGCGGGAACCAGCTTGTCGGGGGGAGCCACGCCGTTGGGTGGGGCGGTGATTATTCATCTCTCACGCATGAACCGGATTTGGGATATCGATCCCGAAAACCGGGTGGTGGTGGTTGAACCGGGAGTGATTAACGCCCATATTACCCGGGCGTTGGACAGTTATGGCTATTTTTATGCCCCGGATCCGTCGTCTCAGCAAGCGTGTACCATCGGCGGTAACTTTGCCGAGAACTCGGGCGGACCGCATTGCCTCAAATATGGGGTGACGGTGAATCACATCGTGATGGCCGAAGTTGTGACCGTCGACGGCGAGGTTGCCCTATTGGGCAATTTGGCCGGTGAACCCGAGGGAATTGACTGGTTGGGACTGGTCATCGGATCGGAAGGTACCCTCGTGATTACGACGAAATTGTGGCTGCGCATGACCTTGAAGCCCGCCGAGAGCGAAACGGTGTTAGCATTGTTTGATGACGTGGCGGAAGCCAGCCAAGCGGTATCGGATATCGTAGCCGCCGGGGTGATTCCGGCCGCTTTGGAAATGATGGACCGGCTGGCCATCTACGCCGTCGAACGGGGGCCCTATCCTGTCGGATACCCCGACGACGTGGCTGCCGTCCTATTGATTGAAGTGGACGGCGAGCGGCATGAGGTCATAGAGACGGCCCGTCGGGTTGCGGAGGTTTTGCAGGCGCATCAAGTCCGGGAGGTCCGGCGGGCCACGAGCGTGGCGGAACGGACCCGGTGGTGGGCGAATCGCAAAACCGCTTTTGGTGCCATGGGTTTAATCTCTCCCCAATATTACGTCCAAGACGGCGTGATTCCCCGCAGTCGGCTACCCGAGGCGCTGGCGCGCATTGAGGCGATTGCCGAACGCTATGCCATCCGGATCGCCAATGTATTTCATGCGGGGGACGGAAATTTGCATCCGTTGCTCCTTTATGACGGAAAGGATGCGGCCATGGTGGAACGGGTGATGGCGGCGGGCTCGGAAATCTTGGGGGTCTGCGTGGAACTGGGCGGTAGCATAACCGGCGAGCATGGGGTCGGAATCGAAAAACGCGAAGACATGTTGAAACAATTCGGGCCCGCGGATATTCAAGCGCAAGAAGCCGTCAAAAAGGCGTGGGATCCTGCCGGATTATTGAATCCGGGCAAATTGCTGCCGACCGCGCCCGTCTGCCACGAAAGCACCATGCCTCCGCAATCGGTCGGCACCGGTCGGAATTAA
- a CDS encoding glycerate kinase (PFAM: Glycerate kinase family~TIGRFAM: glycerate kinase~COGs: COG1929 Glycerate kinase~InterPro IPR004381~KEGG: toc:Toce_0646 glycerate kinase~PFAM: Glycerate kinase~PRIAM: Glycerate kinase~SPTR: Glycerate kinase;~TIGRFAM: Glycerate kinase), which produces MRILVAVDSFKGSLTADEAVHWLSQGLMKGARVEVDPCPLADGGEGTSALVERYLGGRRVMAPTVDSFGRPRPGWWVRWGRTAVVESAVGSGYLPPADRPASVWHTTSRGTGMLVHHAQQAPDIDRVIVTLGGTGAVDGGMGFLEALGVEFYDRDGHRLTGMAGHLERVHRIRWPDVVPPIVGLYDTFVPLLGPTGAVRLYGPQKGVTPQDVEPFERHLAHFAHVLQDSLNQSDLTNRPGAGAAGGMGLAIYALGGRLEAGAPAVAQWMDLASRLERADWVITGEGRLDAQSLLGKVVGTVLDQARARYRPVLAVAGALPADLSPFYQAGLTAAWPLVSGPMTVEEAMRDAPRLLQQLGENFARLLMYGDSG; this is translated from the coding sequence ATGCGGATTCTCGTGGCAGTCGATTCCTTTAAAGGCTCCCTGACGGCGGACGAAGCGGTTCATTGGCTCAGCCAAGGTTTGATGAAGGGGGCTCGGGTCGAGGTGGATCCGTGTCCTTTGGCTGACGGCGGCGAGGGCACGAGCGCCTTGGTGGAGCGCTATTTAGGCGGCCGGCGGGTCATGGCTCCGACGGTGGACAGCTTTGGTCGTCCTCGCCCGGGGTGGTGGGTCCGGTGGGGGCGGACCGCAGTGGTCGAATCGGCGGTAGGATCCGGATATCTGCCGCCCGCTGACCGACCGGCCTCCGTGTGGCATACCACGAGCCGCGGAACCGGAATGCTAGTGCATCATGCCCAACAGGCCCCCGATATCGACCGGGTGATTGTCACGCTGGGCGGAACCGGTGCGGTCGATGGCGGCATGGGATTTTTGGAAGCCCTGGGGGTGGAATTTTACGATCGCGATGGGCACCGTCTAACCGGGATGGCCGGGCACTTGGAGAGGGTTCATCGAATCCGGTGGCCGGATGTTGTGCCCCCTATAGTCGGCTTATATGATACGTTTGTGCCGTTGCTCGGGCCCACGGGGGCGGTTCGGTTGTATGGCCCGCAAAAAGGGGTGACACCGCAGGATGTCGAGCCCTTTGAACGGCACCTGGCCCATTTTGCCCACGTCTTGCAGGACTCGTTAAACCAATCGGACTTGACGAACCGTCCCGGGGCGGGCGCCGCCGGAGGGATGGGCTTGGCGATTTATGCGCTGGGAGGACGATTGGAAGCGGGCGCGCCGGCGGTGGCCCAATGGATGGATCTCGCGAGTCGGTTGGAGCGCGCGGATTGGGTGATTACGGGGGAAGGGCGACTGGACGCCCAGAGCCTTTTAGGAAAAGTGGTCGGTACCGTGTTAGATCAAGCCCGGGCCCGGTACCGCCCGGTCTTGGCCGTGGCGGGTGCCTTGCCGGCGGATTTGTCGCCTTTCTATCAGGCCGGGCTCACGGCGGCTTGGCCGTTGGTATCGGGACCGATGACGGTGGAGGAGGCCATGCGGGATGCACCGCGCTTGTTGCAACAATTGGGCGAGAATTTTGCCCGCTTGTTGATGTACGGAGACTCGGGTTAG
- a CDS encoding L-lactate permease (PFAM: L-lactate permease~TIGRFAM: L-lactate transport~COGs: COG1620 L-lactate permease~InterPro IPR003804~KEGG: sso:SSO2126 L-lactate permease~PFAM: L-lactate permease~SPTR: L-lactate permease) — MFQQILNPAHNLGLTALLALIPFVVLLVLLAGMRVTAWLATIIGSVVTLLMAVAVWKLPLGTGLHAYLLGSLTGVWNIDWITFWGVVIFNTLTLTGVFDTFKSWLVSQATADIRVQTILLAWSLGALLEGLVGFGYPWAVMAPILVGFGIMELDAIRVAAIANNAPVSFGALGVPIIALAAVTGIPLMSLSASIGKIVAVLALLPPWVLIYLVTGKKGLRDGWPLAVVGSLSYILGQFPVSQWVGPYLPDVTGSLVSFGCLLLFLKVWRPRRILGFGGVELNEVAATRNEAPKLSAADIWRAWMPFIVLIIVVVLWTGPWSPLPKVSWLLLKVTGISSISHKATDVEFNFAPFVGGTSILASWIVILLFLRPRAAVIGQVFKNVFHQMWGAILVGFFIFGLADVFNFSGMAASLAYAFSRIGPAFILLAPILGWIGVALSGSNTSTNAMFGLMQTLVGKILGFPLLLLPSLNSVGAEVGKPIAPQTASVGVSTSKYVRSEGEVIRHNLGWTLVVLAWLIVVGLLYYFLMPGAMR; from the coding sequence GTGTTTCAACAAATCTTAAACCCGGCCCACAATTTGGGGCTCACCGCGTTATTGGCGCTGATCCCGTTCGTGGTGCTGTTGGTTTTGCTGGCCGGTATGCGGGTTACGGCTTGGCTCGCCACCATTATCGGGTCGGTGGTCACACTGCTGATGGCCGTCGCGGTCTGGAAATTGCCGCTCGGCACCGGACTTCATGCGTATTTATTGGGCAGTTTGACGGGTGTTTGGAATATTGACTGGATTACCTTTTGGGGCGTCGTCATCTTTAACACGCTGACACTCACGGGCGTTTTTGACACCTTCAAAAGTTGGTTGGTCAGTCAAGCGACGGCCGACATTCGGGTGCAGACAATCTTATTGGCCTGGTCGTTAGGGGCCCTGTTGGAGGGGCTCGTCGGATTTGGGTATCCGTGGGCCGTCATGGCGCCCATTTTGGTGGGCTTTGGGATTATGGAACTCGATGCCATTCGCGTAGCCGCGATTGCCAATAACGCCCCGGTGTCGTTCGGTGCTCTGGGTGTGCCGATTATTGCCCTCGCGGCGGTCACGGGGATTCCTTTGATGAGTTTGTCGGCGTCGATCGGGAAAATCGTGGCGGTGTTAGCCTTGCTGCCGCCGTGGGTCTTAATTTACCTGGTGACCGGCAAGAAAGGCTTACGCGACGGCTGGCCGTTAGCGGTGGTGGGGTCGCTCTCGTACATTTTGGGACAGTTTCCGGTATCCCAATGGGTTGGACCCTATTTACCGGATGTGACTGGATCATTGGTATCCTTCGGCTGCTTGTTGCTCTTCTTAAAAGTATGGCGCCCCCGGCGGATTCTGGGCTTTGGCGGTGTCGAATTAAACGAGGTGGCGGCCACCCGCAACGAGGCTCCCAAGCTTTCGGCGGCCGACATTTGGCGGGCCTGGATGCCGTTTATTGTGCTGATTATTGTCGTGGTCTTGTGGACCGGTCCGTGGTCACCTTTGCCCAAAGTGAGTTGGCTATTATTAAAAGTGACCGGGATCTCGTCCATTTCGCATAAAGCCACCGATGTCGAGTTTAACTTTGCCCCGTTTGTGGGTGGGACATCGATTTTGGCGTCCTGGATTGTCATTTTACTGTTCTTGCGACCGCGAGCGGCGGTGATTGGGCAAGTCTTCAAAAATGTGTTCCATCAAATGTGGGGTGCGATTCTCGTCGGATTCTTCATTTTCGGGTTGGCTGACGTGTTTAACTTTTCCGGCATGGCGGCTTCCTTGGCCTATGCGTTTAGCCGCATTGGCCCGGCGTTCATTTTGCTGGCGCCCATTTTAGGCTGGATCGGCGTGGCGTTGTCGGGCAGCAATACGTCGACCAATGCCATGTTTGGCTTGATGCAAACGCTGGTCGGGAAGATTCTGGGGTTTCCGCTCCTCTTATTGCCGTCGTTAAATTCGGTGGGGGCGGAAGTCGGTAAGCCGATTGCTCCGCAAACCGCGAGTGTAGGGGTGTCGACCAGTAAATATGTTCGCAGTGAAGGGGAAGTGATTCGGCACAACTTGGGATGGACCCTCGTGGTGTTGGCCTGGTTGATTGTCGTGGGACTTCTCTACTACTTCCTTATGCCTGGAGCCATGCGCTGA